The Lepeophtheirus salmonis chromosome 13, UVic_Lsal_1.4, whole genome shotgun sequence genome segment tgctaaatTAATTATCCAATTTTAATAGAAACGAATGTTGAAGGAACCctgaatcaaaacaaaataattattttttctaatataatggCGTATGACGTCAATAACAGCATCTACTTGCCCTTAAGTTAGTAGATTACAGAATTCATCCCGGGTTCTGGACTTAAGCTCGGATTTGTGGTACAAGAGGATCTGTTAGAATGTTGCTCAACTGGACCCCATACAAAGAAGTACGTGGAGTTGAGTTCCGGTGAGAATGGAGCACAAAAACTTGGTGCAACATAGTCAAAATAAAATCTGACAACCTGGTAAACGTCATTTTGTGATCAGCAAGCTTTGCTGTTTATTCATAATCCCCTCCAAACTCTTTCAGATCCTTCCTGACTCTCCAGACAAGGTACATGCCCAGGTTTAGGAATTTTTCAATCTCAACATTGTTTCGTCCAGCTCGGATTGTAACATGCAGaagattgtggaataaatacatTGTTGATTGATGctatttttaatgacatttttagaataacGTCATGGCTTTTTAAGCCCCCATCTACTAAATtgtgtcaatattttattttatttttaaagaggaatattaaaaaaaaatttaaagcaaatttatttttttagattgactttctttgcaaattttacAAGTTTGTAAGAAATTCTATGAAAATTTCTAACCAACTTCCCATTTTTTGCCACTCCAATACTCCATGGGGAGGGTCACACACTTCATGACAACAACTGAGAGACTGACTCACCAAAACACTTGGATTCGATCGAAcccaggttaagaaccactgcaTTACGAGGATCTTCTTTCTGATGcaatgttttgtataaaaaaagaaacctattTTATGATTCCCTCAAGAcatttaaacatacataaaaatataaaaacaaaggttAAAGAAGgtcaaaagagaaaaatataaaatgaaaagtcattttaaaaatgagcttaaatatgactttaaatatttgctcgattatagttttataaaaaaatttaaattgttcatcAATTCGCATAAATTATCTGAAATAGTTTGTGAAGGGGTGTTTAAAGCTCCAGAAAAGTGTTCAAACCTGGTTTTGAAGTAGGGATGGATACGGGTATTACCCTTCCCCGGTAACTCGTACCCAGAACATATCATACTTTACTCATAAAAAGGGGTACTCGCCAGTAAGAAACTCTGCACGGCTAATATTTGACTGTAGCCTATCCTACTGTAGACAATAAAAGAAAAGCTATTTGTGCTAAAATACGCAACCTCACAtatgttattcattttataatatgattacAAGTCGAaggtttgttgatttttttgttttagtccatataaatacatgtattttcatttcatcaataaaaatatgctcTGCCacggtatattttattttatgagatgaagaGTGTGAATCTTTTTCAACTTGCCAAGATATGTACCTGGATAGACCTGGATGTAGTACGGAAGGATTATTGAATCCTTATGAATGGAGTCCAGATGACTTATTGTGTAAAGCCTCCCAATGCAATCATCAAGGGATAATGAAAGCTAGTACTGTACTTCTTTATTATCGAATAATTATTCATGGGCGTCAATAAAACCATAGATTAATTGTCAACTATCGAGAAGAAAgggagtttttttctttttctggaGAAGTAACTCCAAAGTCAAGAGCTTCTATTGTATAGAGATTTTTTACAAGAACCAAGATGGACAAAAATGTGGTTTGTAATCTCTgcgggaaaaaaattaacaagttgaTGGAGCAGTACCTCTAATATGGTAAAACGTCTTaagtttcttcattttgtaGAGTTTAGTAAAAAGTCTAAAAAGGTTCGTAATGTATCAGAATATATGTGCGTGTCACAAAGATATCCAATCCtcgaaaaaagaaattagacaGTCCTTAGACATTATCAAAGGTCTTCTCTGGTATTGAGGATTCCAGATTCCAAAATTTGGTCCCCAATCTTGGATATGTTTTGCCTAATAGAAATACACTTAGGAATAAATTACTCCCTTTTAAGTTTGACAGAATGAAGACTACTCACATGGATGAATTAGCAACTGCAGAACAGATTTCCCtcactacaaatatattttgagtacCTGTAACAATACTGCCTATATTAGTTCGACCGCACATTTCATCGATTGTATGCAAAACTCAGATCAAAGTCGTTCTTGTCTTCAGTTAAAATGCCAACATTACGCATGTCAGCTGCTTTGCTCCCTCACTTAATATGGCAGCTCAAGAGGGGATGAAGAATAACAATGCATAACACCTTAGGAATTGTAACATTAGCAAGACGAAGCACAAATGCGAAGCGACTACTTGATAAAAATCAATCCTAGTTACACATGGAATATTTGGTTCTCGTTCTGGATTGTTCAACGCACTGGAACAGTACTTTTGTGATGTTAGAACGATTTTTGGAACATAAGCAagctattttactttttatggaaaaaatggcgattaaaaaatatggaacagATTTCTAAAGTGTAAGACTTTTTTCTACAGCTGTTTTGGTCATcacacaaaaagaaatagatgCACAGATGAAAATAAGGAAATGCTAATAGTTTTAAGTAATAACATGTGTGTTCAgtctgaattataatatataactctTGGTTCTTGtcagaaatgtttatttttatgcaagGACTAGATATGAatcttttgtattattgtttattttattattaaatacataacatgaCAAATGATATAATACTTTCTCATCGATTACTCACAGGTTATAAAAAATACTCgagtattaatgaaattattttaaatactcgAATAATTACCTGAGTTATTCGGATCCAAAGATTCATTACCCGCAATTACCcgttcaatgaaaaaatactcGAACCTTATCCCTAGTTTGaagtttttatgaatttattgttCACTTCAGTAAATCTAAAGCTAAGGCAGTCAGTATTAATACCATATAGAAAAGATTCTTAATGAGTTTTGTTTgccaatatttgtatttttcaaagaatcGACAGTTTTCAcgtgtatgtatgtaatttcaGTTCTTAATTGCTCGCTAAAAATGCTAAGGATTTATAACTTTACTCTTAAACATAAAGAAAATACCAGGTGTAAATTTAATTctgaaacacttttttatttattcatcccaatgtttcaaacatttttataaaaaatatctaaatataacaaaagaaataaaaaacgatTAGTAATTAATAGAACAtaaaatagctttaaacaataaaagaggCATTCACACTTCCTCGTCGGGATGATTCTATGAATGTACTGGagttatttgaaagaaaaattattggtttttgAAGAAGTTTGAAAGATCAATCTGTCAAGTAGGAACAatattccttcattaaaatatccaattgtaagtataaatttgaaattgtgtGTTGATTTCCCCACAATTAAAAGAACACAGTCTTTTTTCCttggtttttttcaataaaattattgcataaaagTGTCTTGGAGTTTATTAAAAACTTGTAGGTTTCTACTTATGtctttaacactttttaaagatcgaaaaatatttcatattttttcctttccgtCCTTCTCCTCTAGTCCTGTGAAGTGCAATCTAAATTGCGGACATGAGATAGTCTAATTATGgtaaaatcttttaaactttaaaaaactctCAGCCCTTACTAAAGCTCTTGGTAGGAATCTTTTAGGAGatgttgtggatttttttttaaatatggatattcAACTTGTCTAGCATGTTCGAAATTTGATAGGCTAGGAGTTCATTAGGCCCGCCTTCCTTTAATTCAACCACAAGGTCCTCATCTTTGATGATTCCTTTAAATATCGCATTCCTTTCAATTGATGCCCCCTCCTCAGCTCCCACGCTATTTCTTCCTCTCCTCTTCGCCAAATTCTCCTCCACCCTTACAAATAAAGGGGGATCGTATTCTTGCACCCACCATATAAAGATTTCTTTGAAAGTACAGAATATCCTCGTCTTCCTATCCCGATGGAAAAATGTGTTCTCAGaaccaattaaaattaatgtaaaatcatgtttgtttttgaaatttgtcatcCGATGCCCATCCTCTTGAAAAATTCGTAGAAGCATTTTAGAAAAGATAATTCTGATACACTTTaaatcagttaatttttttttacttctatcttaaacattaattactataataactccatattttgacatatctagagatgtgaaaatgcGTACATTTTAAAGCATTCGTGGATGCAATTATACAATTTCCTTGTTCAATCTATTATATCCCAGTCCTAACTTGTACATACAAATGGTATAATTGTATCCTAGCACGATGgaaatgctttatttttaaatctccaGACATatcatataaatgatataaaattaatattttattcaatatgaaggTTTTTGGCCTCAAAAATAGTAGTTAATTGATCAAAAGTATGAGTCAAGagtaacaaattcaaaaatgcttAGAAATTTACAACAAATGATTAGAACATCGTTCAATTACACTAGAGATCCGAGGGCTCTGATAAACAgagtatttaaatttctatcaATAGTATGCAGAAAAATTCTTGATAGATTTATATTGTCTTTTCTGGTAGCCTTTATTTCGCTAGAAAGTAATTATTCCTCAAAACAATTATATTGacttttgtgagaaaaaaatgttgatcaCTTTCCTTAAAGCTCCTCGAAATGACTGACATGCTAAGAACACCATTTAAATTAGGCAAGGAGACGAATAGgttgagtaattaattaaatcccaTAATATGATGAAATTGAAATTGTTACTTGATGTCAGTTTATGTATTTCCTAAAAGGGACTCTCCTTGGATTAACGGAGTTTGAGAAGGAATAGCTCACATAAATGGATGATTTTTGTTCACAAAATAAACAGATCAGAGCCTGAATGAGAAAAATGTACAGGTCCAAGTCTGAGAACGATGTAGATGACTCTATAACTCAACAATACCTTGTAATTAATAAAGGaacttatgaaaatataatagcCCATTGCAAAATACTTGTCAAATGACTTTAGttcaaagttaattttgaacTATGAATAAAGGTATCTTTCAAATAGAAGATaaacttttagaaaattaaatccCTACTTAGTCGACTTTTTAGACTAAAATTGACTTCTCTCCccataactaattaatttttcgataattttgttattcaactattaaattatatgatcCATATTTTCTCCTACAAaacttcaaattaataaatggatTTAAGCGAATGAGTTCGATTTATAATTAgacgaatatatatttcaaaagataaaGGTTTATAAAGAATGCAACTGAATGAATTTGTTGgcttataaaacataaatgcaagacataacataattaaatttaaataaagcttAATTTGGACCATTCCTAGGACAGGGTTCTTCATCATCGTCCAACTCTTCGATATCTCCATATTCTTCTAATTCATCCATAGATGAGCATACGTTAAAAGAAATGACAGCCTCAGACACATTCATCCCAGAAAAGATTTCATATGAATCCGTGATTTGATCATGGGTTTGAATAAAAGAATCATACTGGATCTCATAGTCCCGACCCACAAAGACATTCTCCAAATATATGATTTCCTCTTCATAACTTTCAGTCAATAAACACTCATGGATTTCCTCGTCGTCACTTAATGTGGCTGATGCTACTTCTTGATCATGAATAGCATCCATTTCTGTTTCAGAGTCTGAAGATGGAATTTCGGTGCATGAATCAAGATCCCCATTGTATTCTTCGTGTTGCTGAGACATATAAAGCACCATGAGTTTTCCTTCCTCGTTGGAATCCATGCTTTCATCCAGGATCTCCTCTATTTGTTCATTAGTATCGACGAAGATTAAATTAGATACGTTTTCCGGATCCAGAATGGTAGTGGTGCTATAGTCCAGGAGATAAATTTGATCCAAACATTGATCAGTTGTTGTTTCACTGAGGGTGTTTACTTTAGATGACGCCATGTTTATTTGCTTATAATAAAACTGATAATGTAAGTGGCAGttgattcaaaaattgacaAGAAAGCACTTATCTGTCAGAAAAAACTTATTAACTGATTGATTTCATACCTGAATAACCAAGACTATGAATTGAAGATTGATGGTTTTACAACGAGCACGCGAATTAAAGAGGTGCACACGCGCCGGTCACACAGGTGCACGAAGTTCAACCCCTATGGTAAATTTCTTCTGCAGTGTcagaatttatgtatatacaaacatTACGTGTTCTAATAAAGAACCAATTAGTATATGTTGCGAAATAGGAAGTTATTTACTAATGTATTTTCaacttgtgtttttttaattcaataaatacacTAAAGTATGAACATGTTTCATATATAACAACTCTGTATGAGATCCCATGCTAagcataaatttatcaatgactTGTCaagtgaataatatttatttacaaatttcattttttaaacccgtaatttgataataatctgaaaaaagttacaaaagaATGAAATGGAAACTCTTTTTGAAATGgtattaaataacatttaacaCTTTTTACTAAACAGCATAACTTTTACATTTTACTATCATATACGCCTTTGAtggcataatttaaataataagtatttttggtaACTTTCTAATGTAATTATGAACCATTATAGATgggaaaaattaaagattttatatcATGAAGGGGAATGTTTTagttacaatttaattttcaaaattaatattatgtttatagataaaaatgaagaactttaatattatttttctatggatATGAAGCTATAATCTAtaatgattgaaattatatagataaaacAACCAACTCCACTTTGAAAGTGGTTGAAAGGTTTTCTGCCTGACAAATCCTCAAATGATTATTCAAAAGGGACGTTAATCTAAGAATTTGTAAATACTAGTAAAACTATAATTCTCAGAAAGAAGAGGTTTCAACTTCACTTTTTCACAAAATCAGTAATCTTATGCACAGTAAAATAAATCttgtcatattttatcaaaatagacTCAATGATGTAATAAGTAACAAAACTcgaattattcttcaaatatttatataacctaCTCTTgaacaaatttgatattcaaaatgTGTTCTTGTTATCATATACGTaagctgctatatatatttctggcctaataatgaaaatgcaaatatgtatcatcaaaaatggttttattgtctCTCAAAGTATTCTCCAGAATGATTCATACACTTTTGCATGCGCTCAAACCAATTGCCAaagctctttttccactccgattgagatacctccaaaacatggtttttaaacacttcaacagcatcttctggCGACGGAAATCGTTGACCACGCccttttttcttgatgtgcggtaataaaaagaagtcattgggtGCCGAGTCAGGGCCGTACGGTGGATGACCCATCAATTCGACGTTTTGGACGGTCAGAAAGGCGTTGATTTGAGCCGATGTGTGAGAGCTCGCATTGTCATGGTGTACAATGATTCGTCTCCTCTTGATCGTTTTTCAAATTTCTCCGAAGACTTTAGCCAGAAAATTTTTGATGTGCCACTCAGAATTGACAGTCCTACGATGCTCAAGTGGAACAGTCGTCACATGATcagttttgccgaagaaacaggcgaccatttgcttcg includes the following:
- the LOC121128140 gene encoding uncharacterized protein; protein product: MASSKVNTLSETTTDQCLDQIYLLDYSTTTILDPENVSNLIFVDTNEQIEEILDESMDSNEEGKLMVLYMSQQHEEYNGDLDSCTEIPSSDSETEMDAIHDQEVASATLSDDEEIHECLLTESYEEEIIYLENVFVGRDYEIQYDSFIQTHDQITDSYEIFSGMNVSEAVISFNVCSSMDELEEYGDIEELDDDEEPCPRNGPN